The DNA region GGAACTGTGGGGGTCGCCGATGATGTCGGTCGAGACCAGCGGGTCGGTCGCGTAGCAGAGGATCCCCTTCAGCGGGCCCTCGGCGGCGGCCTTCATCGCGGCGTTTACTTCCTCGGCGGTGACGTCCTTCTTGAGGATCACCGTCAGGTCGACCACGCTGCCGGTGACCACGGGCACGCGCAGGGCGATGCCGGTCAGCTTCCCCTTGAGCTCGGGGATCACCAGGCCAACGGCCGAGGCGGCGCCGGTGCTGGTGGGGATGATGTTCACGGCCGCGGCGCGGGCCCGGTACGGGTCGGCGTGCGGCAGGTCCTGCACGTTCTGGTCGTTCGTGTAGGCGTGACAGGTGGTCATCAAGCCCTTCTCGATGCCGAACTTCTCCTGCAGCACCTTGGCCACGGGCGCCAGGCAGTTGGTGGTGCAGCTAGCGTTCGAGATGCACTTCAGGTCGGCGGTCAGCTTGTCGTCGTTCACCCCCAGCACGCAGGTGAGGTCGGCGCCGTCCTTGGCCGGGGCGGAAAGGACCACCCGCTTGGCGCCGGCGTCGAGGTGCGAGTCGTAGCCCGGCTTGGCGTCCGTCTTGCGGGCCGAGAACACGCCGGTCGACTCGACCACCACGTCCACGCCCAAGTCGCCCCACGGGCACTCGGCCGGGTTGCGGAGGGCGAGCGCCTTGATCTTCTTGCCGTTGACGATCAGGTTCTCGGCGTCGTGATCGACCGTGCCGGGGAACCGGCCGTGGGTGCTGTCGAACTTGAGCAGCGTGGCCAGCATCTTGTTGTCGGTGAGGTCGTTGATGGCGACCACCTCGAATTCGCTGCCCCGCTCCAGCAGGTTGCGGAAGGTCAGCCGGCCGATGCGGCCAAACCCGTTGATGGCGACTTTGATAGCCATTTCTCTCAATTCTCCGGAATCTAATAAGTGGTTTGCGGTTTTCGCCTATGCGGGAGATTCTACTGGCGGGTTGGGGGGGCAACAACGGTCCGGTGGCGAGCCGCCGGCGCAGGCCGCCGGAGGTTTCCGCAGGAAATCCCGCCCAATCGACCCCGGGAGCTTCCTGCGGGGCCAGCTCCGGCGGCTGACGCCACCAGCCCGGCCGGCTACCCCGAACCGCAATGGTTTCTGCCCCCTCCTGGCCATAGAATGTCGCTATCGATCCCCATCTCTCACCTCGCCCTGCGTCGCATGACCAACGACCCTGCGTTCCAAGTCGATACCGCCCAGCGGGTTAAGCGGCTGCCGCCCTACCTGTTTGGCAAGATCAATAAGCGGATCTACGAAAAGCGCACCGCCGGCGACGACGTGATCGAGCTGGGGATGGGCAACCCCACCGACCCGCCGCAAGACCTGGTGATCGAGAAGCTGACCGAGGCGGCCCAGGACCCGCGGAACCACCGCTACAGCAAGTCGAACGGCATCGCCAGCCTACGCCGCGAGGTGGGCGCCAAGTACTTCAAGAAGTACGGCGTGCGGATCGACCCGGAGAGCGAGGCGATCGTCTGCCTCGGCAGCAAGGAGGGCTTCAGCCACATGTGCCTGGCGCTGATGGGCCCGGGCGACACCGCCGTGGTGCCGGCGCCCTATTTCCCTGTGCACGTGTACGCCGTGGCCCTGGCCGGGGCGAACGCCATCTCGCTCGACGTTTCCAACAGCGACAAGTTCCTCTCGGACATCGCCTACACCTGCGAGACGCTCTACCCCAAGCCCAAGCTGCTGATCCTGTGCTACCCGCACAACCCCTCGGCCGTGGTGGTCGAGCAGGCGTTCTACGACGAGGTAGTGAAGCTGGCCAAGCGCTACAACCTGATGGTGATCAGCGACTTCGCCTACGCCGACGTGGCGTTCGACGGCTACAAGCCGCCGAGCTTCTTGGCGTCCGAAGGGGCGATCGACGTCGGCGTCGAGTTCACCACCATGAGCAAGGGCTACAACATGGCCGGCTGGCGGGTGGGCTTCTGCTGCGGCAACCGCGAGATGATCCAGGCGCTGGCCACCATCAAGGGCTACTACGACTACGGCATGTTCCAGGCGATCCAGATCGCCGCGATCATGGCGCTGCGGCACACCGACGCCGCCGTCGAGCAGCAGAGCCTCATCTACCAGAGCCGGCGCGACGCGTTGTGCGACGGCCTGTCGCGGCTCGGGTGGCAAGACGCGCGGCCCAAGGCGGGCATGTTCGTCTGGCAGCCGATCCCCGAGCCGTGGCGCAGCCGGATGAGCACGATGGACTTCGCGATGATGCTGCTGGAAGAGGGGAACGTCGCGGTCAGCCCCGGCAGCGGCTTCGGCCCCGCCGGCGAGGGCTTCCTGCGGATGAGCCTGGTAGAGAACGAGGCGCGCCTGCGGCAAGCGGTGCGGCAGATCCGCGCGTGCTTGAAGGAGGCGGAGGGGAAGTACAATGAAGTTGAGGGGGCGGCCTTCGCGCCGGCCGCAGTAGAATCACAAAGCTAGTTGATGGGCAATGGGAATGAACATGAACGATCGGGTTCAGTACAACAAAGAGCATGTTACGAAGCTCGTCCATCGGGTTCCGTTTGTTCCGTTCGAGATCATGCTCGAGAACGGCGAAAGCTTTGTTGTTGAGCATCCAGAGAACATCGCATTTATCCCTATGAAGAACGGCGTGGTGGGCTCACCACGGTTCAGCGTTGTCCTTGCAGACTTGATCACCTTCAGCACATTCGACGCGATTACGCGAATTACGGTCGTGGACCACCGGGTGGCTTCCTAAAGATGCGGCGCGTTATGCGCACCCCCAACCTCCCCCGTCTCCCTCGACCGCATGGCTAGCGCCGTGGAGAGCTCACGGCATATCGGGACAGGGACCGCACCCATCTCCGCGATTTGCTCGACGTCGGCCTGATCGACTCCGCTTGGCCGAAGCGCTTCGCCGGCGAGCTCGCTGATCGGCTGCAACGCCTGCTCGACGACCCCGAAGGCTAACCACGGATCAAACGGATAGCACTGATAAAGCTTCCTACCCGCCGCTTTGAGTTATCGTATCTGTGCTATCCGTGTCATCCGTGGTTAACAAGAGCCGGGTTCGATGCAAGACTTCCTCCCCTGGCTCAACAGCCTACGCCCCGCCGAGATGTGCTTCTGCGAGCGCACCCTCGACGGCTTCCCCAAGCACCCGGCCGACACCTGGAGCAACATCGGCCCGCTGATCGCGGGGATCGCCATCCTGTGGGTCTCGCGCGGCAGGCCGGCGCCGGTGCGGGCGATCGGGGTCGCCTCGGTCGTCACCGCCCTCTGCTCCGCGCTGTTCCACGCCAGCAACGCGTACGTGGGCGAGGTGCTCGACCTGGCCGGCATGTACGCGTTTATCCTCTCCTGCGCGGCGACGCAGGTTTACCGCCACCGTTGGGCGGGGAGCCTCACGTCGGCCATTGGCGGGTTCGTGATCGCCGGCGGGTTCACGGCGCTGGCCGCGGCGTTCACCTGGGCCAAGAGCCCGCTGTTTGCCGTGGTGCTGCTGGCGGTGGTCGTCGTCGAGATCTTCGACCCCGCCGTGAAGCACTACCGCAGCGCCTACGCCGCGCTCGCCTGGCTGGCTGGCGCCTTCGCGTTCTGGGTGCTCGACTACAGCCACGTGATGTGCGACCCCGACAACCACTGGCTCACCGGCCACGGCCTGTGGCACCTGATGAACGGCCCCGCGTTCTGGTTTACGTATAAGCAGTTCGACCAGTCACTGAGAGACCGCGCCGCGGCGCTGGCGAGAGCATAGAGCCGCAGGCGTCAGCGCCCGGAGGTCGTTTGAGTCGCGTCCTCCGGGCGCTGACGCTTCCGGTTCCATCAGTTCACTTCTCCAGCAGTGCGCGGAGGGCCGGCTCGAGTTCTGGGTGCTTGAACCGGTAGCCCGCTTCTTCGAGCCGCGTGGGCGCTACGCGGGTGCTGGAGAGCAGCAGCGCGTCGCCCATCTCGCCGAACATCGCCCGCACCGCGAACTTGGGGAGCGTCAGCAGCGCCGGACGGCTCAGCACGCCGGCCAGCGTCTTGGTGAACTCGCGGTTGGTGACCGCGCCGGGCGCGGCGCCGTTGACGGCGCCGTGGACCCCTTCGTTGTCGAGGCAGAACCGCAGGGCGCCCACTACGTCGGGCAGGGCGACCCAGCTCATCCACTGCTTGCCGTCGCCCAGCGTGGCGCCCCCGCCCAGGTTGAACTTCGGGAGCAGCTCCTTGAGGGCGCCCCCCTCGGGGCTCATCACCACGCCGATACGGAGCTGCGCCACCCGCACGCCGGCTTCCCAGGCGGCCTTGCTGGAGGCCTCCCACAGGACGCAGGTCTTGGCCAGGAAGTCGTCGCCCGCGGACGACTCTTCGGTCATCACCGCGTCGCCGCGGTCGCCGTAGTAGCCGATCGCCGAGGCCTGCACCAGCACGCGGGGCTTGTCCGCCAGGGCCGCGATGGCGCCCGCCAGCAGCTCGGTCCCCTGCACCCGGCTGTCGACGATCTTCTGCTTGAACTCGGGGGTCCACCGCTTGTCCGCGATGTTCACCCCCGCCAGGTGCACCACGCCATCGACCCCTTCCAGCCGCGACGCGTCGATCTCCCCCGCGCTCGGCTTCCAGTAGACCTCGCGCTCCGGGTCCTTAACCTCGCGGCGCACCAGCTCCAGCACGCGGCAGCCGTCGTCCCGTAGCGACTTGCACAACGCCGTGCCAATCAATCCCGAAGCGCCGGTGACGGCGATGGTGCGGGTCTCCATATCAATCTCCAAGTTGCAAAATAAGCGATCAGCATTCAGCCGTCAGCGATCAGCTAGGTGAGCGTTTTCTAGCTGGTCGCCGGCGGCTAAAAGCTGAACGCCAAGCTGCGCAGCGGCTAAAACTCCCCCCGACGTTCGCGGGCCTTGCGGCTGCGTTGTTCGAGGAACTTTCGCTCTGCGCGGGTGAGGCTGTCCTGGCCCGAGTCGTGGATCTTCTTGAGGATGGCGTTCTCCCGCGTCTCGTCGGCGTCTTCTTGGTCGAGGTCGTCGATGGTCCTCACCCGCAGTTTAGGCCCGCGGCTCAACTTCGGCATCTTGAACGAGCCGGGCAGGTACTCGCCTAGCCGGAGCCCACCGAAATAGTACGCTAGAGCCAGTGCCGCG from Pirellulimonas nuda includes:
- the gap gene encoding type I glyceraldehyde-3-phosphate dehydrogenase, with product MAIKVAINGFGRIGRLTFRNLLERGSEFEVVAINDLTDNKMLATLLKFDSTHGRFPGTVDHDAENLIVNGKKIKALALRNPAECPWGDLGVDVVVESTGVFSARKTDAKPGYDSHLDAGAKRVVLSAPAKDGADLTCVLGVNDDKLTADLKCISNASCTTNCLAPVAKVLQEKFGIEKGLMTTCHAYTNDQNVQDLPHADPYRARAAAVNIIPTSTGAASAVGLVIPELKGKLTGIALRVPVVTGSVVDLTVILKKDVTAEEVNAAMKAAAEGPLKGILCYATDPLVSTDIIGDPHSSIFAADWTQVVGGNMVKVVSWYDNEWGYSVRTADLISRIGKL
- a CDS encoding aminotransferase class I/II-fold pyridoxal phosphate-dependent enzyme, with translation MSLSIPISHLALRRMTNDPAFQVDTAQRVKRLPPYLFGKINKRIYEKRTAGDDVIELGMGNPTDPPQDLVIEKLTEAAQDPRNHRYSKSNGIASLRREVGAKYFKKYGVRIDPESEAIVCLGSKEGFSHMCLALMGPGDTAVVPAPYFPVHVYAVALAGANAISLDVSNSDKFLSDIAYTCETLYPKPKLLILCYPHNPSAVVVEQAFYDEVVKLAKRYNLMVISDFAYADVAFDGYKPPSFLASEGAIDVGVEFTTMSKGYNMAGWRVGFCCGNREMIQALATIKGYYDYGMFQAIQIAAIMALRHTDAAVEQQSLIYQSRRDALCDGLSRLGWQDARPKAGMFVWQPIPEPWRSRMSTMDFAMMLLEEGNVAVSPGSGFGPAGEGFLRMSLVENEARLRQAVRQIRACLKEAEGKYNEVEGAAFAPAAVESQS
- a CDS encoding ceramidase; translated protein: MQDFLPWLNSLRPAEMCFCERTLDGFPKHPADTWSNIGPLIAGIAILWVSRGRPAPVRAIGVASVVTALCSALFHASNAYVGEVLDLAGMYAFILSCAATQVYRHRWAGSLTSAIGGFVIAGGFTALAAAFTWAKSPLFAVVLLAVVVVEIFDPAVKHYRSAYAALAWLAGAFAFWVLDYSHVMCDPDNHWLTGHGLWHLMNGPAFWFTYKQFDQSLRDRAAALARA
- a CDS encoding TIGR01777 family oxidoreductase; the protein is METRTIAVTGASGLIGTALCKSLRDDGCRVLELVRREVKDPEREVYWKPSAGEIDASRLEGVDGVVHLAGVNIADKRWTPEFKQKIVDSRVQGTELLAGAIAALADKPRVLVQASAIGYYGDRGDAVMTEESSAGDDFLAKTCVLWEASSKAAWEAGVRVAQLRIGVVMSPEGGALKELLPKFNLGGGATLGDGKQWMSWVALPDVVGALRFCLDNEGVHGAVNGAAPGAVTNREFTKTLAGVLSRPALLTLPKFAVRAMFGEMGDALLLSSTRVAPTRLEEAGYRFKHPELEPALRALLEK